A window from Calliopsis andreniformis isolate RMS-2024a chromosome 7, iyCalAndr_principal, whole genome shotgun sequence encodes these proteins:
- the Oatp74d gene encoding organic anion transporting polypeptide 74D: MSRVPIHPLGTMAGEDTQILANGNVEALTIIPSKMANGNGLICGKQHNNNGSIPNGKLHEIGTTENGKLIMSDEKSSSLHTEFDDADVSCGWGPCRPHWLQYFATKQAFLVTFCITWVLQGMYYTYFVSVITTIEKVFQIQSKTTGIIMSATEIGQIGSSLLLTYYGGQGHRPKWIAWGMILFAVSSFTCSMPHFIFGEQLIHQNEMLFSGVGPRGERGGSNNTNPIPANLCKMQDRSENTTLDGWISSTTPSQINALNYCEGDFKTEQMIQSKITTVVLAIFFVSLLGVGMGQTAVNTLGIPYIDDNVASRESPLYFAITIGVRILGPALGFILGSFCTMIYADLSANPQITPTDPRWVGAWWLGLVLISAMLMLVSIGMFAFPTRLPASRTPPKRPDAKKPSLRDFPKAVKRLLKNDILMFRTASSVLHILPIAGLYTFLPKYLESQFRLPAHHANMISGVGGILVMGLGIIISGVFILRAKPNARSVAAWIAFTAVIYAIGMGVLMFIGCPMDDFAGLVSHSNGLSSFEPTCDATCNCDLNKFSPICGADGKTYFSACHAGCSNYTVVDGKVDSFYNCQCIGTNQTVPEPTSTASIGYCELECSNFWVYMVLFSVFVFIHSTSEVGSMLLILRCVDPRDKAMALGLIQFAIGLFGNVPCPIVYGAVVDSACLVWEYACGERGACWLYDSNVFRMFYHGTTGGILILAFVVDIVVWYKAGSINFVEEQEVEEGTVEEMATLKSQDAQAVDNDYL, encoded by the exons ATGAGCCGAGTGCCAATTCATCCCCTGGGGACAATGGCGGGGGAGGACACGCAGATCCTGGCGAATGGGAACGTCGAGGCGCTGACGATAATCCCATCGAAGATGGCGAACGGAAACGGCTTAATTTGCGGAAAGCAGCACAATAACAATGGGTCGATACCGAACGGGAAGCTGCACGAGATCGGCACGACGGAAAATGGGAAGCTGATCATGTCTGACGAGAAATCCAGCAGCCTTCACACGGAGTTCGATGACGCGGACGTGTCCTGCGGCTGGGGTCCCTGCAGGCCACACTGGCTCCAGTATTTCGCCACGAAGCAGGCCTTCTTGGTCACGTTCTGCATCACCTGG GTCCTCCAGGGCATGTACTACACTTACTTCGTCTCCGTGATCACGACGATCGAGAAGGTCTTCCAGATCCAGTCGAAGACCACCGGCATCATCATGTCAGCGACGGAGATCGGGCAGATTGGTTCCTCTCTGCTGCTCACGTACTACGGGGGCCAAGGCCACCGGCCCAAATGGATCGCTTGGGGCATGATCCTGTTCGCGGTGAGCTCGTTCACCTGCTCAATGCCCCATTTCATCTTCGGTGAACAGCTGATCCATCAGAACGAGATGCTCTTCAGTGGGGTCGGACCCAGGGGCGAGCGCGGTGGGTCCAACAACACGAACCCAATACCCGCGAACCTTTGCAAGATGCAGGACAGGTCGGAGAACACCACGCTGGACGG GTGGATCTCGTCCACGACGCCGTCACAGATTAATGCGCTGAACTACTGCGAGGGGGACTTCAAGACGGAGCAGATGATACAGAGCAAAATAACTACAGTGGTCCTGGCTATATTTTTTGTCTCCTTGCTTGGGGTTGGTATGGGTCAGACAGCAGTCAACACCCTTGGCATCCCCTACATCGATGATAACGTGGCTAGCAGGGAAAGCCCACTCTACTTTG CGATCACAATCGGTGTGAGGATCCTGGGTCCAGCCCTAGGGTTCATCCTGGGCTCTTTCTGTACGATGATCTACGCGGATTTGTCAGCGAATCCTCAAATCACGCCGACAGATCCCAGATGGGTCGGCGCATGGTGGCTTG GTTTGGTGCTAATATCCGCCATGCTGATGCTGGTCAGCATAGGAATGTTCGCGTTCCCGACGCGGCTGCCCGCGAGCAGGACACCGCCGAAACGGCCGGACGCGAAAAAGCCCAGTCTCCGAG ACTTCCCTAAAGCGGTGAAGAGGCTGTTGAAGAACGACATTCTTATGTTCCGGACGGCCAGCAGCGTGCTGCACATCCTACCGATCGCTGGCCTCTACACCTTCCTGCCCAAGTACCTCGAGAGCCAATTTCGCTTGCCTGCTCATCATGCGAACATGATCTCAG GTGTTGGCGGTATACTAGTGATGGGTCTGGGTATCATCATTAGCGGTGTCTTTATCCTGAGGGCGAAGCCTAACGCCAGGTCCGTCGCAGCCTGGATCGCCTTCACGGCAGTTATTTACGCGATCGGCATGGGTGTGCTGATGTTCATAGGCTGCCCAATGGACGATTTCGCTGGTCTCGTTTCACATTCCAACGG ATTGTCCAGCTTCGAGCCGACCTGCGATGCCACTTGTAACTGCGACCTGAACAAGTTCAGTCCAATCTGTGGTGCTGATGGCAAGACCTATTTTTCTGCCTGTCACGCGGGCTGCTCGAATTACACGGTCGTTGATGGCAAGGTAGATTCG TTTTACAACTGCCAGTGCATCGGGACGAACCAGACTGTACCAGAACCAACGAGTACTGCGTCGATCGGTTACTGCGAGCTCGAGTGCAGTAACTTTTGGGTTTATATGGTCCTGTTCTCGGTGTTCGTTTTCATCCACTCAACCAGCGAGGTGGGCTccatgctgctgatcctgcgaTGCGTCGACCCGCGGGACAAAGCGATGGCGCTGGGGCTCATACAGTTCGCCATTGGCCTGTTTG GTAACGTTCCATGTCCCATCGTTTATGGTGCTGTGGTGGACTCCGCTTGTCTGGTATGGGAGTACGCTTGCGGCGAACGTGGCGCCTGTTGGCTCTACGACTCCAACGTCTTCAGAATGTTCTACCATG GTACCACGGGTGGCATCCTCATCCTGGCATTCGTGGTGGACATAGTGGTCTGGTACAAAGCTGGGAGCATCAATTTCGTGGAGGAGCAAGAAGTGGAGGAGGGTACAGTGGAGGAAATGGCTACCCTGAAGTCCCAAGACGCGCAAGCAGTCGATAACGATTACTTGTGA